The following proteins come from a genomic window of Bremerella cremea:
- a CDS encoding PQQ-binding-like beta-propeller repeat protein, translating to MYRNLQTQPSASTRQSVACSGWGRLFTLAWVMGLGILLLPQGTAQASSLGGLTCDLMLAANATGQFDEDEQNDLESSFFLPIPREERMRLVRINDFTAEQRWTDAAQDLIEILAVEDNEDYLVPLETSDGTTSESVKTSTLKLVKTLPSQVLEAYLLLVGGEPDAMLQNALTTNNQRELANVARRFIFTPAGEKAAIILARKAMDNRQWEGALLDLNRLDFKPDNTRHYRNETNLMKAICLKEVGQVESANEIIDNLLKEKQLEQLLPKSMIANKNAQQILDQLTQVGSLSEFPPYAWTMFQGSESRTAPSRGSEPLQEVQWNARMALSRQQQDEIHKSVQHFRDNRVPIFPAIHPVLVANQVIFRTPGGLLATDIHSGKVLWKFPWDTVELDLSEREDDVISTIFPGLGKEFERAIWSDARSGLISSDGKRLFYVHEQSSPEDAMGAMLAPGNMQGGGLFSGQQNHLYCFDIEREGAILWQLGGIAADPIQEENQLSEARFLGPPLPIGKDLFVLAGIIDEIRLLCLDAETGQINWTQQLARQTAASPGDVLANLMQAATPSHKGGILVCPTNTGAIVAVDLANRTLLWGFQYKEPNRNRPTRRITSNNQGEDILSMADRWSDGTPIIHQGKVLVTPTDSDYLYCLDLLTGEKLWESPRRDNIALVTVEENIAMVVGKTSVSGIDIETGEPAWTPEKSELPEQALPSGFGFRLGSKYYLPTIRNQIIPIDITTGRQDTPIEAVGELGNMVCYQDYVISVSPEYVTAYKQIDALRREVQARLDKNPDDAEALRLVGKLQKHDGDLETALRSLQRSLELEASEETRTQLVLTGLAALNDDFTKFRDLVPQMETLVTTNDEKISLARLTARGLDGEGKYQEALAHYFDFLNLTDEYLQSQVTPNDLIIRDFAPEIEVTADRWARGMISQMYDAMPAAEKQQANQQVQARLNKLLAGEGDHTATLRRFIDRFPRFPVTQEARLKLATSYLTSGKIMQGEAVLRPLLTADLPAEQLGPLVYLQAKGLKEAGLEDESAQWFALLIDQYASIPVDGKRSGSQVVALEQWDPVALALVRNKQLWPYTQAQATDKKLENTTFTQANFPLRLHEQNSELPTDYSLLLDTEANLIIVRDEFGNTVVRIPFTPQSRRKLYQPQVWALHATQMGHLLIFSLGSELQAFNMMPRLPSEESPRLLWTADLHNGLGGSSRRAREFDAHTNPYNPFAGMQPIARDVTTQRSIGLFACNEDLICYQVGTRLYCRDPETGAIFWERDDVELGCELVLTDRYIVAIPEDAKSSRSEVGNTVNALVLSADNGELIDTVELPSSDRIWTVRDGVVLAWEKKPKEEPQGLEAFDAVTGEKVWHRTFAADSGTKGVLLQRHPRLVTLNKAGELNVTNIPTGEVLHEQVLADKVDILQLKAVESDDQYLIAVYQDEKPNPHFKSIPYNTNEKLLRGEIYAFDAKTNQPQWDTPALVHDNYLVESYQSSGLPVIALLARIHRPDARTPQTNSMLEVLLIDKRDGRVLYRQEFSEISSTFSLFGNPADSSVHLKLVGREITLNFDSNQAPAPAPPAATEADYTFPANAGKEQDPEKQ from the coding sequence ATGTATCGGAATCTTCAGACTCAACCTTCCGCTAGCACCCGCCAAAGCGTGGCTTGTTCTGGCTGGGGCAGATTATTCACTCTGGCGTGGGTTATGGGCTTGGGGATTCTTTTGCTGCCGCAGGGCACCGCCCAGGCTTCCTCCCTAGGTGGGCTGACCTGCGACCTCATGCTTGCTGCCAATGCCACCGGGCAATTCGATGAGGACGAACAGAACGATCTCGAGTCTTCCTTCTTTCTGCCCATTCCGCGCGAAGAGCGGATGCGTTTGGTACGGATCAACGATTTCACCGCCGAACAGCGTTGGACCGATGCCGCCCAAGACTTAATCGAAATACTGGCCGTCGAGGACAACGAAGACTACCTGGTTCCGCTGGAAACGAGTGACGGAACCACCTCGGAAAGTGTCAAAACGTCGACGCTCAAGCTCGTTAAGACCTTGCCTTCCCAAGTTCTGGAAGCCTACTTGCTGCTGGTCGGGGGCGAACCCGATGCCATGCTGCAGAATGCGTTGACCACCAACAACCAGCGCGAACTGGCCAACGTCGCCCGCCGATTTATTTTCACCCCTGCCGGCGAGAAAGCGGCCATCATTCTGGCCCGCAAAGCGATGGACAACCGGCAGTGGGAAGGAGCTTTGCTCGACCTGAACCGCCTCGACTTCAAGCCGGATAATACCCGCCACTATCGGAACGAAACCAACCTCATGAAGGCGATCTGCCTGAAGGAAGTAGGGCAAGTCGAATCAGCGAATGAAATCATCGACAACCTGCTGAAGGAAAAGCAACTAGAGCAACTTCTGCCCAAGTCGATGATTGCCAATAAGAACGCCCAGCAAATTCTCGACCAGCTGACCCAAGTCGGCTCGCTCAGCGAGTTCCCTCCTTATGCTTGGACAATGTTCCAAGGCTCGGAATCACGCACCGCCCCTTCTCGTGGCAGTGAACCGCTCCAGGAAGTCCAGTGGAACGCTCGCATGGCACTCAGCCGGCAACAGCAAGATGAAATTCACAAATCGGTACAGCATTTTCGCGACAACCGCGTCCCGATCTTCCCTGCCATCCATCCGGTGCTGGTTGCCAACCAAGTCATTTTTCGCACTCCTGGCGGTCTGTTGGCCACCGATATCCATAGCGGGAAGGTTTTGTGGAAGTTTCCGTGGGATACCGTCGAGCTCGACTTGTCCGAACGAGAAGATGATGTCATCTCCACCATTTTCCCTGGGCTGGGCAAAGAGTTTGAACGCGCGATCTGGTCTGACGCTCGTTCTGGGTTGATCTCGTCGGATGGCAAACGCTTGTTCTACGTTCACGAGCAAAGCTCGCCCGAAGATGCCATGGGAGCAATGTTGGCGCCAGGCAACATGCAAGGAGGCGGCCTTTTTTCCGGTCAGCAGAACCACCTGTATTGCTTCGATATCGAACGAGAAGGAGCCATCTTGTGGCAATTGGGTGGGATCGCTGCCGACCCCATTCAAGAAGAAAACCAGCTTTCTGAGGCCCGTTTTCTTGGTCCGCCACTTCCCATTGGCAAAGACTTGTTTGTCTTGGCTGGGATCATCGATGAAATTCGTTTGCTTTGTCTCGATGCGGAAACGGGCCAAATCAATTGGACCCAACAGTTGGCCCGCCAAACGGCCGCCTCGCCGGGAGACGTCTTGGCCAACTTGATGCAAGCGGCCACCCCTTCGCACAAAGGGGGCATCTTGGTTTGTCCCACCAACACCGGAGCCATCGTTGCGGTCGACTTGGCTAATCGCACGCTCTTGTGGGGCTTTCAATACAAAGAACCCAATCGCAATCGCCCGACTCGCCGTATCACCAGCAACAACCAAGGGGAAGATATCCTCTCCATGGCCGACCGCTGGAGCGACGGGACGCCGATCATCCATCAAGGCAAAGTCTTAGTCACGCCAACCGATTCCGACTACCTCTACTGCCTCGACCTGTTAACCGGCGAGAAGCTCTGGGAAAGCCCTCGGCGCGACAACATTGCTTTGGTCACCGTCGAAGAGAACATCGCCATGGTTGTCGGCAAAACGTCGGTGAGCGGGATTGATATCGAAACGGGCGAACCCGCCTGGACGCCGGAGAAATCGGAACTTCCCGAACAGGCTTTGCCTAGCGGATTTGGCTTTCGTTTGGGTAGCAAATATTACTTACCCACCATCCGCAATCAGATCATTCCGATCGACATCACCACCGGGCGCCAAGACACCCCGATCGAAGCCGTGGGCGAACTGGGCAACATGGTCTGTTATCAAGACTATGTCATTTCGGTCAGCCCTGAATACGTCACCGCTTACAAACAAATCGACGCGCTCCGACGCGAAGTCCAGGCCCGCCTCGACAAAAACCCCGACGACGCCGAAGCCCTCCGCTTGGTCGGCAAATTGCAGAAGCACGACGGTGACTTAGAGACCGCATTGCGTTCGCTGCAACGTTCGCTGGAACTAGAAGCATCGGAAGAAACACGCACCCAGCTTGTGCTGACCGGCTTGGCGGCGCTGAACGACGACTTCACCAAGTTTCGCGATCTCGTTCCACAAATGGAAACTTTGGTAACCACGAACGACGAGAAGATCTCGCTCGCACGATTGACGGCCCGCGGTTTAGACGGGGAAGGAAAATATCAAGAGGCGCTAGCGCACTACTTCGATTTCCTTAACCTGACCGACGAATACCTTCAATCTCAGGTCACCCCTAACGATCTGATCATCCGCGACTTTGCCCCAGAGATTGAAGTGACCGCCGATCGCTGGGCCCGGGGCATGATCAGCCAAATGTACGACGCGATGCCTGCCGCAGAAAAGCAGCAGGCCAACCAGCAAGTCCAAGCCCGCTTGAACAAACTACTTGCCGGGGAAGGGGACCACACCGCCACATTAAGACGCTTTATCGATCGCTTCCCTCGCTTCCCAGTCACGCAGGAAGCCAGGCTGAAACTGGCCACGTCGTACTTGACCTCTGGTAAGATCATGCAAGGAGAAGCGGTCCTACGTCCGTTGCTAACCGCCGACCTTCCAGCCGAGCAGCTTGGCCCCTTGGTTTACTTGCAGGCGAAAGGTCTCAAAGAAGCTGGTCTCGAGGACGAGTCGGCCCAGTGGTTTGCCCTGTTGATCGATCAATATGCCAGTATCCCGGTCGACGGCAAGCGTTCCGGCAGCCAAGTGGTCGCCCTCGAACAGTGGGACCCGGTGGCCTTGGCACTTGTGCGCAACAAACAGCTCTGGCCATACACCCAGGCCCAAGCCACAGATAAAAAGCTCGAAAACACTACCTTCACGCAAGCCAATTTTCCTCTCCGCTTGCATGAACAAAATTCGGAGCTGCCTACCGACTACTCGTTGCTGCTCGATACCGAAGCGAATCTGATCATCGTCCGGGATGAATTTGGAAACACCGTCGTCCGGATTCCCTTCACGCCCCAAAGCCGTCGCAAGCTCTATCAACCTCAAGTCTGGGCTTTGCACGCCACGCAAATGGGTCACCTGCTCATCTTTTCGCTCGGCAGCGAACTACAAGCATTTAACATGATGCCGCGGCTTCCGAGTGAAGAGTCGCCGCGTTTGCTCTGGACTGCCGACCTGCATAATGGCCTGGGTGGCTCTTCTCGACGCGCCCGCGAGTTTGACGCCCATACCAACCCGTATAATCCCTTCGCTGGGATGCAACCAATTGCCCGTGATGTCACGACCCAGAGGTCGATTGGACTATTTGCGTGCAACGAAGATTTGATCTGTTATCAGGTCGGCACCCGCTTGTACTGTCGTGATCCCGAAACCGGAGCGATCTTCTGGGAACGGGACGACGTAGAACTTGGTTGCGAACTGGTCCTTACCGATCGTTATATCGTTGCCATTCCGGAAGACGCCAAATCGTCACGCAGTGAAGTAGGAAATACCGTCAACGCGCTGGTCCTTTCTGCCGACAACGGCGAGTTGATCGACACGGTCGAGTTGCCAAGCAGCGATCGAATCTGGACGGTCCGCGATGGCGTTGTGCTGGCCTGGGAGAAAAAGCCGAAGGAAGAACCCCAAGGGCTCGAGGCTTTTGACGCCGTGACCGGAGAGAAAGTCTGGCATCGCACATTTGCAGCCGATTCAGGGACGAAGGGTGTCTTGCTGCAACGCCACCCCCGTTTGGTTACCTTAAACAAAGCAGGCGAATTAAACGTTACCAATATCCCTACCGGTGAAGTGCTGCACGAACAAGTTCTGGCAGACAAGGTAGACATCTTACAATTGAAAGCAGTCGAATCGGACGATCAATACCTGATCGCCGTTTATCAAGATGAGAAGCCTAACCCTCACTTCAAAAGCATTCCGTACAACACCAACGAGAAGCTGTTGCGAGGTGAGATCTACGCGTTCGATGCCAAGACCAACCAGCCTCAGTGGGATACGCCGGCTTTGGTTCACGACAATTACCTGGTCGAAAGTTATCAATCGAGCGGCCTGCCGGTAATCGCTTTATTGGCTCGCATTCATCGCCCGGATGCCCGGACACCGCAAACCAATTCAATGCTGGAAGTGCTGCTGATCGATAAGCGCGATGGTCGCGTCCTCTATCGGCAAGAGTTCAGCGAGATCAGCAGCACCTTTAGTCTTTTCGGTAATCCGGCAGACTCTTCGGTTCACTTGAAGTTGGTTGGTCGAGAAATCACCTTGAATTTCGATTCCAACCAGGCCCCGGCGCCGGCCCCTCCGGCGGCGACCGAAGCGGACTACACTTTCCCCGCCAACGCAGGGAAAGAGCAAGACCCGGAAAAGCAATAA
- a CDS encoding AAA family ATPase, producing the protein MSESEFAESAIEKISVARTRILDQLGQVIVGQSEVIEELLICLMSRGHCLLEGAPGLAKTLMISTLSKVLELSFSRIQFTPDLMPADITGTEIIEENKTTGNREFRFLQGPLFSHVILADEINRTPPKTQAALLEAMQERTVTVGRVRHELADPFFVLATQNPIEQEGTYPLPEAQQDRFMFKVFVKYPTFDDEFEIARRTTVKQSVKLEPVLTAEELIELQSLVRDVPASDHVIRYAITLVRQTRVGEPGIPDFIPEMLSWGAGPRSVQFLILGGKARALLHGRTHVTTDDIQALAKPVLRHRIVLNYGAESEGISADDVIDRILKETPAKEDQLTSDARFQKIFAS; encoded by the coding sequence ATGTCCGAATCAGAGTTCGCCGAATCGGCGATCGAGAAAATATCTGTCGCGCGTACGCGGATCTTAGACCAACTGGGCCAGGTCATCGTGGGCCAGTCGGAAGTGATCGAGGAACTCCTCATCTGCTTGATGAGCCGTGGGCATTGCCTTTTAGAAGGTGCCCCAGGGCTGGCCAAGACGCTGATGATCAGCACCCTTTCCAAGGTGCTTGAACTGAGCTTCAGCCGCATTCAGTTCACGCCCGACTTGATGCCGGCGGACATCACCGGGACAGAAATCATTGAAGAGAATAAGACGACCGGCAATCGCGAGTTCCGCTTTTTGCAAGGGCCGCTCTTTTCGCACGTGATTCTGGCTGACGAAATCAACCGAACGCCTCCCAAAACGCAAGCCGCTTTGCTGGAAGCGATGCAGGAACGAACGGTGACCGTGGGACGCGTTCGCCACGAACTGGCCGATCCGTTCTTCGTGCTGGCCACCCAAAACCCGATTGAACAAGAAGGGACCTATCCGCTGCCCGAAGCGCAGCAGGACCGCTTCATGTTCAAGGTGTTTGTGAAGTACCCAACCTTCGACGACGAATTCGAGATCGCCCGCCGCACGACCGTGAAACAATCGGTCAAGCTGGAACCGGTCCTCACCGCCGAAGAATTGATCGAACTGCAAAGCCTGGTGCGCGACGTGCCAGCTTCCGATCATGTGATTCGCTATGCGATCACGCTGGTCCGCCAGACTCGCGTCGGCGAACCAGGCATTCCCGACTTCATTCCCGAGATGCTCTCGTGGGGAGCCGGCCCGCGTAGCGTGCAGTTTTTGATTTTAGGCGGCAAAGCCCGCGCACTGCTGCATGGACGTACGCATGTCACGACCGACGATATCCAAGCTTTGGCTAAGCCGGTGCTGCGTCACCGCATCGTGCTGAATTACGGCGCGGAAAGCGAAGGCATCTCGGCCGACGACGTGATCGATCGGATTTTGAAGGAAACGCCCGCCAAAGAGGATCAGCTAACCAGCGATGCCCGATTCCAAAAAATATTTGCATCCTGA
- a CDS encoding DUF58 domain-containing protein translates to MPDSKKYLHPETLGRISKLELRARHVVEGFLSGTHRSPYFGQSIEFLQHREYATGDDLRHIDWKVWGKHNKYFIKQYEEYTNLRCMMLVDASASMSYGNGPLTKYDYGCTIAASLAYLILKQQDAVGCAVFDDRIRYRVPVLSKRTHLNTIVDALANQSPRDKTDMQTICRQFAEGYTSRGLVVMISDFFGDQEATAKGLRILRQRGHDVMVFHVMDDDELDFPFSGSTRFEGLENADHLTCNPRALREGYLEAVNEFTSGMRRECSKNTIDYALVRTRDSLATVLTTYLSNRLGMHHRN, encoded by the coding sequence ATGCCCGATTCCAAAAAATATTTGCATCCTGAGACACTCGGGCGGATTTCCAAATTGGAACTTCGCGCCCGGCATGTAGTTGAAGGCTTTCTCTCCGGTACTCATCGCAGCCCCTACTTCGGGCAGTCGATCGAGTTTCTCCAGCATCGCGAATACGCGACCGGGGACGATCTGCGCCATATCGACTGGAAGGTATGGGGCAAGCACAACAAGTACTTTATCAAGCAGTACGAAGAGTACACCAACCTCCGCTGCATGATGCTGGTCGATGCTTCGGCGAGCATGAGCTACGGCAACGGTCCGCTGACCAAGTACGACTACGGCTGCACGATTGCGGCTTCGCTGGCCTATTTGATTTTGAAACAGCAAGACGCGGTCGGCTGTGCCGTGTTTGACGATCGGATTCGTTACCGCGTGCCGGTGCTCAGCAAACGGACCCACTTGAACACCATCGTCGACGCCCTGGCCAACCAGTCGCCGCGCGACAAAACCGATATGCAGACTATCTGTCGCCAATTTGCCGAAGGCTACACGAGCCGCGGTTTGGTCGTGATGATTTCCGATTTCTTCGGCGATCAAGAAGCGACCGCCAAAGGACTGCGTATTCTGCGGCAACGGGGACACGATGTCATGGTCTTCCATGTGATGGACGACGACGAACTCGACTTTCCTTTTTCCGGTTCAACCCGGTTTGAAGGCCTGGAAAACGCCGACCATCTGACATGTAACCCCCGTGCCCTACGCGAAGGTTATTTGGAAGCGGTTAACGAGTTCACGTCGGGTATGCGGCGCGAATGCAGCAAGAATACGATCGATTACGCCCTGGTTCGGACCCGCGATTCGCTCGCCACGGTTCTGACGACCTACCTTTCCAATCGATTGGGAATGCATCACCGTAACTAA